The Streptomyces sp. ALI-76-A nucleotide sequence GGCACAGGAAGCACTCGATGCACTTGCGGAACTCCTGCGGCCGGTCCACGTCCTCCTGCATCATCCGGTACTCGCCGGGGCCGAGACCGTCCGGCGGCACGAACGCCGGGACCTCGCGGGCCTTGGTGTAGTTGAAGCCGACGTCCGTGACGAGGTCCCGTACCACCGGGAAGGCGCGCAGGGGCGTGACGGTGATGGTCTCCTCGCGGGTGAACACCGACATGCGGGTCATGCACAGCAGCCGGGGGCGTCCGTTGATCTCGGCCGAGCACGAACCGCACTTGCCCGCCTTGCAGTTCCAGCGGACGGCGAGATCGGGGACCTGGGTGGCCTGGAGGCGGTGGATGATGTCGAGGACGACCTCGCCGTCGTTCACCTCGACCTCGAAGTCCTCCAGGCCGCCGCCCTCGATGTCACCCCGCCACACCTTGAAGTGGGCGTCGTAGCTGCTCATTCGTACAGCTCCTCTTCGGCGAGGTACTTGACCAGCTCCTCCTTGTCGAAGAGGGCGAGCAGGTCGCGGCGGACGGGTTCGGTGGTCTCACGGGTGAGGTCGATCTGGCCGCGCACCGGATCGGTCGCCGCCAGCCCCCCGGTGGGGTCCGTGAGCCGGCACAGGAGGTTGACGCGGCGCCACTCGCGGTCCATCCCCGGGTGGTCCTCGCGGGTGTGGCCGCCGCGCGACTCGGTGCGCTCCAGCGCGGCCCGGGCCACGCACTCGCTGACCAGCAGCATGTTCCTGAGGTCCAGCGCGAGATGCCAGCCGGGGTTGAACTGGCGGTGGCCCTCCACGCCGGCCCGGCGGGCCCGTACGCGCAGGTCCGCCAGCTTCTCCAGGGCCTGCTCCATCTCCCCCTCGCGGCGGATGATGCCGACCAGGTCGTTCATCGTCTGCTGGAGTTCCTGGTGCAGCGTGTACGGGTTCTCCGGCGGCGCCCCGGCGGGCTCCGCCGAGAACGGTCGCAGCGCCTCCGCCGCAGCCGTGTCGACCTGGACGTCGTCCACCGGCGGCCGGTCCGCCGCGAGCCCGGCCGCGTGCTCGGCCGCGTGCCAGCCGGCCCGCCGCCCGAACACCAGCAGGTCCGAGAGGGAGTTGCCGCCGAGCCGGTTGGAGCCGTGCATGCCGCCGGCCACCTCGCCGGCCGCGTACAGCCCCGGCACCCCGCGCGCGGCGGCCGTGTCGGACTCGACCGCGATGCCGCCCATCACGTAGTGGCAGGTGGGCCCGACCTCCATCGGCTCCGCGGTGATGTCGACGTCCGCCAGCTCCTTGAACTGGTGGTACATGGACGGCAGCCGGCGCCGGATGACCTCGGCGGGCATCCGCGTCGACACGTCCAGGAAGACCCCGCCGTGCGGGGAGCCGCGGCCCGCCTTCACCTCGGAGTTGATCGCCCGGGCCACCTCGTCACGGGGGAGCAGCTCGGGCGGGCGCCGGTTGTGGTCCGGGTCCTCGTACCAGCGGTCGCCCTCCTCCTCCGACTCGGCGTACTTCTCCTTGAAGACGTCGGGGATGTAGTCGAACATGAACCGCTTGCCCTCGGAGTTGCGCAGGACGCCTCCGTCGCCGCGCACCGACTCGGTGACCAGGATGCCCTTCACGGACGGCGGCCAGACCATGCCCGTCGGGTGGAACTGGACGAACTCCATGTTCAGCAGGGGCGCGCCGGCGAGCAGGGCCAGCGCGTGGCCGTCGCCCGTGTACTCCCACGAGTTCGACGTCACCTTGAAGGACTTGCCGATGCCGCCGGTCGCGATCACCACGGCCGGGGCCTCCAGCACGAAGAAACGGCCGGAGTCGCGCTCGTACCCGAAGACGCCCGAGACGCGGTCGCCGTCCATGAGGATCCGGGTGACCGTGCACTCCTGGAACACCTTGAGCCGGGACTCGTAGTCCCCGGTCTCCCGGTGGTCCTCCTGCTGGAGCGCGACGATCTTCTGCTGGAGTGTGCGGATCAGCTCCAGGCCGGTGCGGTCGCCGACGTGGGCGAGGCGCGGGTACTCGTGGCCGCCGAAGTTGCGCTGCGAGATCCGGCCGTCCTTCGTCCGGTCGAACAGCGCGCCCCAGGTCTCCAGCTCCCACACCCGGTCCGGCGCCTCCTGGGCGTGCAGCTCGGCCATCCGCCACTGGTTGAGGAACTTGCCGCCGCGCATGGTGTCGCGGAAGTGGACCTGCCAGTTGTCCCCGGCGTTGGCGTTGCCCATCGCCGCCGCGATGCCGCCCTCGGCCATCACCGTGTGCGCCTTGCCGAACAGCGACTTGCAGATCACGGCGGTACGGGCACCCCGCTCACGTGCCTCGATGGCGGCGCGCAGGCCCGCGCCGCCCGCGCCCACCACGACGACGTCCCACTCCTGGCGGTCGACCACGGTCATCTCACGTCCCCACTCGTCACTCGTCTAGAAGAAGCGCGGATCGTCGAAGGCACCGGACGCGACCAGGTACACGTAGAAGTCGGCGAGCGCCACGCTGACCAGCGACGCCCAGGCCAGCTGCATGTGCCGGGCGTTGAGCCTGCCCACCCACTGCCACATCCGGTAGCGCACGGGATGCTTGGAGAAGTGCTTGAGCTTGCCGCCGACGATGTGCCGGCAGGAGTGGCAGGACAGGGTGTACGCCCAGATCAGCGCGATGTTGACCAAGAAGACCAGGGTGCCCAGCCCCATGTGTCCCCACGCGTAGTGCTCGTCGCGGAAGGCGAGCACGGTGTCGTAGGTCAGGATCCCGGCGACGAGGATCGCGGCGTAGAAGAAGTACCGGTGGATGTTCTGGAGCACCAGCGGGAAGCGGGTCTCGCCGGTGTACTTCTTGTGCGGCTCGGCCACCGCGCAGGCCGGCGGGGACGCCCAGAAGCCCCGGTAGTAGGCCTTGCGGTAGTAGTAGCAGGTCAGCCGGAAGCCGAGCGGGAAGATCAGGATGATGATCGCGGGGGAGATGCCCCACCAGCCGCCGAACAGGTCCGCGTTCGGGCCGCCCCGCATCGGCTCGCAGTTGTCCGCCAGACAGGGGGAGTAGAACGGCGAGACGTACGGCGCCGCGTAGTAGTCGGCGTTCGCGAACGCCCGCCACGTCGAGTAGACGATGAAGGCGAGCAGACCGGCCGCCGTGGCGGCCGGGGCCAGCCACCAGCGGTCGGTGCGCAGGTGCGGGGCGTCGATCGACGCGCGCGTTCGGGCGCGTACGCCGCCGCTCAGGGGTTCGGGGTCTTCTGTGGCGGGGGGTTCCGTACCAGTGGCCAACGCATGACTCCGGTCGGTTCGGGACTGCGGACGGCTCAGGGTGCGCGGCGGTCGCGGGCGCCGAGTCCCTCGTCGTCCGTGTCGATCCACAGCGAGTCGTCGTACGGGGTGTCGGAGATGGTGACGAGATCGGGGCGCTTGGGCGAGACGGCCGTGGCGGCCGCCTCGCGCAGCAGCGCGACGCTCTCGCGCAGGTGGTCGGCGTCGGTACGGACCCGGCGTATCTCCAGGCCGCCACCGCCGATCTGCTGCTCCAGGCGTTTGACCGACCTGGTCAGCTCCTCGAGGCAGCGCTGTACTGACATCAGCTCGTCGTGCACGGACATGACGTGACCTCACTTCCGTGGGCGGGCGTGCCCTGGGCGGCAACGTTCATGCGCCTGCGAGTGTTGCGCGTCACACCTGTCGGTGGGAAGGGATGTGCACCGATTGGCCGAGGCGGATGGGTGCACTCCTGGTGCGTTGCGCCGCCCGGGTGGGCTTCCCGGCTGTCGTCGCCGTGTCGCCGTCCGTTGCCGAACCCTTTCCTCTTCAGTGGCCGCATACATGTGATCAGCTTCATATACCGCCAAATGTGATCATAACGCCCGCGGCTCCCGGAGGTAAGCAGAGATGTCCCACGACGGCGTCGGACCCAGATCCTCTCGTCCATCTCCGGCCTGCCGCGGAGCGTCCGGAGGGGCCCCGCGGCCGGCCGTGCTCCTCACCGCGGGCGTGCTCGCGGTGTCCGCGCTGTCCGGATGCGGCTCCGCGGACCCGGCGGGCAAACCCCTCGCCGGCCAGGACATCGCACCGGCCGCCCGCGCCCGGGTCGCCGACGGCGGCACGCTGCGCTGGGCCGTGGACGCCGTACCGGAGACGCTGAACACGTTCCAGGCGGACGCGGACGCCGCCACCACCCGGATCGCGCAGGCGGTGCTGCCGGCGATGTACCGGCTGGACCGGAACGGGCGGCCGGAGCGCGACCCCGACTACCTGGAGTCCGCGAAGATCGTCGAGACCGAGCCCCGGCAGGTCGTGCTGTACAAGCTGAACCAGCAGGCCGTGTGGAGCGACGGCCGGGAGGTCGGCGCCGCCGACTTCGCCGCCCAGTGGCGTGCCCTGTCCGGCAAGGACACCGCGTACTGGACCGCCCGCAACGCCGGCTACGAGCGCATCGAGCGGATCGAGCGCGGGGCGAACGACCTGGAGGTCAGGGTCACCTTCGGGCGGCCGTACGCCGACTGGCGGTCACTGTTCTCGCCGCTCTACCCGAAGGACGTCATGGGCAGCCCGGACTCCTTCAACGACGGGGCCCGGCGCAAGCTGAAGGTCACCGCCGGTCCGTTCTCGCTGAAGAAGGTGGACCGGCAGGACGGCGAGGTCACCCTCACCCGCAACCCGCGCTGGTGGGGCGAGCCCGCCAAGTTGTCCGGGATCGTGCTGCGGGCCGTCGAGCGGGACAAGCGGGCCGCCGCGCTGGCGGCCGGGAAGCTCGACCTCGCCGAGATCGACCCGGAGGCGGCCGGGCGCATCACGCGCGCCCAGAACCGGAACACCCCGCTCCAGGGGCCGGGCGGCAGCCGTGCCGCCGCGGACGCCCTGCACTCCTGGGCCGTCGTCAACGGCTCCGACGAGGACGCGGCCTACGAGGAGCTCAGCGCGCGCAAGAAGCAGCGCCGGGCCGTCGCCCGGTACGAGCGGCAGCAGGCGGCCCTCCAGGGCTTCGAGGTCCGCAAGTCCCTGGAACCGGCCTACACCCAGCTCGCCCTCAACGGCGCCGGCGGTCCGCTCGCCGACGAGCGGGTCCGCCGGGCGGTGGCCCGCGCCCTGGACCGCAAGGAGCTGGCCGAGGCCGTCCTCGGCCCGCTCGGTCTGCCCGCGGTGCCCGTCGGCAGCCACCTCGCACTGTCCGGGCAGGCCGCGTACGCCGACAACAGCGGCGCGCTCGGCGGCCAGGACACCGCGGAGGCGCGGGCACTGCTCGCGGACGCCGGATGGGTGCCGGGCGGCCCGGTGAAGAAGGAGAAGAAGAAGGGCGAGAAGGCGGCCGGCACCGAGGGCGAGAAGGACGGCGGGTCCGGGAAGGACGGCGAGGAGTCGGGGGGCGGTGACGAGGGCACGTACATCGTCGGCGAGGACGGCAAGGCGCGCGGCGAGGCGGACCCGGCGGACCGCGGGAGGCACGGGGAGGACCGCTCCACGCACCTCGCCCGGGACGGCAGGCAGTACGCGAACAAGCTGAAGCAGGGCGGCGCGCCCGGGGCGTACGCCCCCAAGGGGACCGCCGCGCCGGCCGGTGCCGCGGCCGGGGCGCTGGCCAAGGACGGCAAGCCGCTCACGCTCCGCTTCGTGCTTCCCTCGGGCCCCGGCTCGAAGCCGCTGCGGACCGTCGCCGACCGCATCACGGCGATGCTGGAGAAGGTCGGCATCCGCACCGAGATCTCCAAGGTCGCGGACGAGAGCTACTTCAAGGACCACATCGCGTCCGGCCAGTACGACCTCGCGCTCTACTCCTGGCCCGCGTCCGCCTTCCCCGCGACCGACGCCCGCCCCATCTTCGCCAAACCGGTCCCGGCCGCCGACGGCTCCCTGAACGTGGAGCAGAACTACACCCGCGTCGGCACGGACCAGGTCGACCAGCTCTTCGACCAGGCGGTCGGCACGCTCGACGAGAACGAGAGCCGGAGCCTCATCCGCAAGGCGGACTCCCGCATCTGGGCCGCCGCCGGTTCCATCCCCCTCTACCAGCGTCCCCAGCTGACGGCCGTGCGCAAGGACGTGGCCAACGCGGGCGCCTTCGGCTTCCGGACACCGGTCTACGAGGACATGGGCTTCCTGAAGAAGAAGGGGACGCGTGCGGCGGCCGGGGGGTCGTCCGACGACTGATCCGCGCACGCCGGCCGGAGACCACGCAGCCCGGAGATCATCCAGCCCGCGGACCGTCCAGCCCGGGGGCCGTCCGCTCCGGAGATCACCCAGGACGGCGGCCGACAGCGGGAAGGGCCTGGTCCGGCCCCCCGGGGGCGGTGCGCGGCGGCCCGCGGAAGCCGCTTCCCCCATGGCCCCGTACCATGGGGTGAGGCCGTGGCATGTTCAGCCCGGCAGGGCCCGCGTAACACAGACGTACGCACAGCAGGGCCGTCCTCACACTCCGGGAGTACGCCGCAATATGGCCACGCGCCACGACATCCGCAACGTCGCCATCGTCGCCCACGTCGACCACGGGAAGACGACCCTCGTCGACGCCATGCTCAAGCAGGCGGGTGCCTTCGCCGCGCACGCCGCCGAATCGCTCGACGACCGCATGATGGACTCGAACGACCTGGAGCGTGAGAAGGGCATCACGATCCTGGCCAAGAACACGGCGGTGAAGTACCACCCGAAGGATGGCAGCGATGTCATCACCATCAACATCATCGACACCCCCGGGCACGCCGACTTCGGCGGCGAGGTGGAGCGCGGTCTGTCGATGGTCGACGCGGTCGTGCTGCTCGTCGACGCCTCCGAGGGCCCGCTCCCGCAGACCCGCTTCGTGCTGCGCAAGGCGCTCCAGGCCCGCCTGCCCGTCATCCTGTGCATCAACAAGACGGACCGCCCCGACTCGCGCATCGACGAGGTCGTCAACGAGGCCTACGACCTCTTCCTCGACCTCGACGCCGACGAGGACCAGATCGAGTTCCCGATCGTCTACGCGTGCGCGCGGGACGGCGTGGCCTCGCTGACCAAGCCGGAGGACGGCACCGTCCCGGCCGACAGCGACAGCCTGGAGCCGTTCTTCACCACGATCCTGTCGCACGTGCCGGCCCCCGAGTACGACGAGGAGGCCCCGCTCCAGGCGCACGTCACCAACCTGGACGCGGACAACTTCCTCGGCCGTATCGCGCTGCTCCGCGTCGAGCAGGGCGAGCTGCGCAAGGGCCAGACCGTCACGTGGATCAAGCGCGACGGCACGATGGCCACGGTGCGCATCACCGAGCTGCTGATGACCGAGGCGCTCACCCGCAAGCCCGCCGAGAAGGCCGGCCCGGGTGACATCTGCGCGGTCGCCGGTATCCCGGACATCATGATCGGCGAGACCCTCGCCGACCCCGAGAACCCGATCCCGCTCCCGCTGATCACGGTCGACGAGCCGGCGATCTCCATGACCATCGGCACCAACACCTCGCCGCTGGTCGGCCGGGGCGGCACCGGCAAGGGCGCGGAGAACAAGGCCGCGGTCAAGGACCGCAAGGTCACGGCCCGTCAGGTCAAGGACCGCCTCGACCGCGAGCTGGTCGGCAACGTCAGCCTCCGCGTCCTCGACACCGAGCGCCCCGACGCCTGGGAGGTGCAGGGCCGCGGTGAGCTGGCGCTGGCCATCCTGGTCGAGCAGATGCGCCGCGAGGGCTTCGAGCTGACCATCGGCAAGCCGCAGGTCGTCACCAAGATCGTCGACGGCAAGGTGTACGAGCCGGTCGAGCGCATGACCATCGACGTCCCCGAGGAGCACATGGGCGCGGTCACGCAGCTCATGGGCGTCCGCAAGGGCCGGATGGACAACATGTCGAACCACGGGTCCGGCTGGGTCCGCATGGAGTTCGTCGTCCCGTCGCGCGGACTCATCGGCTTCCGTACGGAGTTCCTGACCGGCACGCGCGGCACCGGCATCGCCCACTCCATCCACGAGGGCCACGAGCCGTGGTTCGGCACGCTGACGACCCGTAACAACGGCTCGCTGGTCGCCGACCGCGCCGGTGCCGTCACCGCCTTCGCGATGACGAACCTCCAGGAGCGCGGCGTGCTGTTCGTGGACCCGGGCACCGAGGTGTACGAGGGCATGATCGTCGGTGAGAACTCGCGCTCCGACGACATGGACGTGAACATCACCAAGGAGAAGAAGCTCACGAACATGCGGTCCTCCTCGGCCGACTCGTTCGAGGCGATCGTCCCGCCGCGCAAGCTGTCGCTGGAGCAGTCCCTGGAGTTCTGCCGCGACGACGAGTGCGTCGAGGTGACCCCGGAGGCGGTGCGCATCCGCAAGGTGAACCTGGACGCCCGCGAGCGCGCCCGCGCCGCGAGCCGCGCCAAGCACGGCTGACGCGCCGAGCCCGGCCGACGCACGGGGCACGGCCGACGCCGGGCTTCGCCGACGCACCACCGCACCACCGGGCACCCCCGCCGTTCGGCGGGGGTGCCCGGTGCCGTCCGGGGGGCCGTAGGGAAAACCCTTTATTTACGCCGGTGGACCCGCGGGGGCCGGTCGTCCGCACTACCCTCTCCGGGAGTGGCCCGTCCGCCGGAGTCCTGCCGTGCGTCGACACCGCTTCAGACAGTTCCGCTCCCGCGCCCGCGGCTTCGCGGGCCCGCCGGAGGAACGCAGCACGGCGGCCAGGGGAAGCGCAAGGCGTTTTTCGCTCCGGAACGTCCGCAATGCGGACGGTCGCGCCCGATAGTTGTGTAACAAGTCCGTTTCGCAGGGATCTTTCAGCAAACTGTTTGTCCGGATTTTGGAAGAAGTAGGCGACAGGTGTGATCGAACCGCAACCAAACGGGTGTGGCTCGGTCGTGGCGCATGGCAGATAGTTAGGCGCGTAGAGCTCGGATCGACGGGTCAAGCGCGGCAGTCTGCGCCGACTCACGAGCGCGGGGGCATCTGACTTTCTCCGGTACCGGTGACGGTGACGGCTGTGTGTCATGTGCTCCCCTTTGCGGTGAACCAAATGGACTCATGAGGAGGAACCCATGCGCGGTGCCAAGAGCGCCAAGTGGGTCGCGATAGCCGCGGCTGTGGCCCTGGGCGCGACCGCCTGTGGTGGCAGCGGTGACAGCGGCGACGACACCAAGGCCGCGATCGACCCGAACGGCAAGTTCTCGATCGAGGTCGGCGAGCCGGAGAACCCGCTGCAGCCGGCGAACACCATGGAGTCCAACGGCAGCATCGTGACGAAGGCCCTGTTCACCGGGCTTGTCGACTACGACTCCAGCGGCAAGATCGTCATGATGAACGCTCAGTCGGTCGACACGACGGACAGCAAGACCTTCACGGTCAAGCTGAAGGCGGGCTGGAAGTTCCACGACGGGACCCCGGTCACGGCCGAGTCCTACGTCAAGGCGTGGAACTGGGCCGCCAACCCGGCCAACAAGCAGACCAACAGCTTCTGGTTCTCGGACATCGCCGGCTACGCGGACGTCGCCCCCGAGAAGGGCAAGGCCAAGGCCACCGAGATGTCCGGCCTGAAGGTCGTCGACGACACCACCTTCACCATCACGCTCAGCACCCCGCTGCCGTACTTCACGTACAAGCTGGGTTACGAGGTCTTCTCGCCGCTGCCCGAGTCCTTCTACGCGGACCCGAAGGCCGCGGGCGAGAAGCCGGTCGGCAACGGCCCCTACAAGTTCGTCAGCTGGGACCACAAGAAGCAGATCGAGGTCGCCCGCAACGACGACTACCAGGGTCCGAACAAGGCCAAGAACGGTGGTGTGATCTTCAAGAACTACACCAACCTGGAGACGGCCTACGAGGACCTCAAGTCCGGCAACGTCGACGTCCTGCGTCAGATCGCGCCCCGCGACCTGCCCGTCTACAAGGCGGACCTCAAGGACCGCGCCGTGGACCAGGCCTACTCCGCGATCCAGACGATCGCCCCGGCCTTCTACACCAAGCAGTGGAAGGGCATCGACCCGAAGGTCCTCCAGGGCCTGTCGATGGCGATCGACCGGGACACCATCACGAAGACCGTGCTCCAGAACACCCGTGAGCCCGCCACCGGCTGGGTCGCCAAGGGTGTCACCGGCTACCAGGCCGACCTGGGCACCGACATCTTCAAGTACGACCCGGCGAAGGCCAAGCAGCTCATCCAGGAGGGCGGCGGCGTCCCGGGCAACAAGATCTCCATCCAGTTCAACGCGGACGGCGGTCACAAGGAGTGGGTGGAGGCCGTCTGCGGCTCCATCACCAAGGCCGTCGGCGTGGCGTGCACCGGTGACTCCAAGGCCGACTTCCAGGCCGACCTCCAGGCGCGTGAGGCGAAGGAGGTCAAGTCCCTGTACCGCTCCGGCTGGGTGCTCGACTACCCCTTCAACGCCAACTTCCTGCGCGACCTGTTCGGCACCAAGTCGTCCGGCAACCAGAGTGGCTTCTCCAACAAGGAGATCGACACCCTGATCGCCGAGGCCGACAGCGCGAAGACGCTGGAGGAGTCGCAGAAGCTGTACCAGGAGCTCGAGAAGAAGCTCCCCGACTACATGCCGAGCATCCCGCTCTGGTACTACAAGGTCAACGCGGGCTTCTCCGAGAAGGTCACCGGCGTCAAGTACGCCCAGGACGGCGACCCGATCCTGACCGGCGTCGAGGTCAAGAAGTAACCGCAACGGACCGTTGTCCCGGGCGCGGCGCGACCGCGCCCGGGGAACGGCAGCGGCCGGGGGGCCCTTTCCGCGCGCATCCACACGTGGTGCGCGGGGAAAGGGCCCGTCGGCTGCCGCCGTGACTGACATGGAGGCACGATGGGGCGCTACGTCGCACGACGACTGCTCCAGATGATCCCGGTGTTCATCGGGACGACTTTGCTGATCTTCCTCATGGTCTACGCCCTGCCCGGTGACCCCGTGCGCGGCCTGTTCGGCGACAAGGGCGGCAGCCCGCAGGTGATCGCCGCGCTGAGACGTGAGTACGGTCTGGACCAGCCGATCCTGGTGCAGTACTGGAATTACATGAAGGACATGGTCCTGCACGGGGACTTCGGCACGCAGATCGCCAGTGGCCGCCCGGTCACGGAGGTACTGGGTGACGCGTTCCCGGTGACGCTGCGCCTCGCCTCCCTGGCCTTCGCCATCGAGGTCGTGCTCGGGATCGCCCTCGGTGTGGTGGCGGGCCTGCGCGCCGGCCGGCTCACCGACAACGTGATCCTCGTGATGACCTTGCTCTTCATCTCGATCCCGGTCTTCGTCCTCGGCTTCATCGCCAAGCTGGTCTTCGCCGAGCAGCTCCACTGGCTGGACCCGAACGTGAGCGACTCCACCAACTACGGTCAGCTGCTGATGCCGGCGATCGTCCTGGCGACCGCGTCCCTGGCCTACGTGACCCGGCTCACCCGCACCTCGATCGCGGAGAACCGGCGCGCGGACTACATCCGTACGGCCATCGCCAAGGGCCTGCCGAGGAAACGCGTGGTGGGAGTCCACCTCATGCGCAACTCGATGATCCCCGTGATCACCTACCTGGGCACCGACATCGGTGCGCTGATGGGAGGGGCCGTCGTCACCGAGGGCCTGTTCAACATCCAGGGCGTGGGCGGCACGATCTACGAGTCCCTGGTGCGCCGTGAAGGGACCACGCTGGTCGGCCTGGTGACGATCCTGGTCCTCATCTATCTCCTCGCCAACCTGTTGGTCGACCTGCTCTACGCGGTCCTTGACCCGAGGATTCGCTATGCCTGACGTGACCAAGACCGACGTCAAGACCGGCTCGGTGGATCCGGTCGGCGGGACCCCCGCGGTGCCGCCCGCCGAACCCAAGGCCGAGAAGACCCGCAGTCTGTGGGGCGACGCCTGGGCCGACCTGCGGCGCAGCTGGATCTTCATCGTCTCCAGCGTGCTGATCTTCTTCCTGCTGCTGATCACCTTCTTCCCCGGCTGGTTCACCAGCGGGGAACCGATCCTCGGCGACCTGTCCAAGCACTACCTCCAGAAGCCCAGACTGGGGGACGTGGGCTCGGCCGACTGGCTCGGCTACGACCAGCAGGGCCGCAGTGTGTACGCCCGGCTCATCTACGGCACCCGGGCCTCCATCGCCGTCGGCTTCGGCACCACGGTCCTCGTGACGGTCGTGGGCGGCCTGGTCGGCATGATCGCCGGGTACTTCGGCGGTGCCATCGACGCGGTCCTGTCGCGGCTGACGGACGTCTTCTTCGGCATCCCGTTCCTGCTCGGCACCATGGTCGTGCTCAACTCCTTCCCGGACCGCACGACGTGGATCGTCATCGGCGCGCTGGGCTTCTTCGGCTGGACACAGATCTCCCGCGTGATGCGCGGCGCGGTCATCACCACCAAGCAGTCCGACTACGTGCAGGCCGCCAAGGCGCTGGGCGCGAGCACCCCGCGGATCATGTTCCGGCACATCCTGCCGAACACCCTCGCGCCGGTGATCGTCGTCGCCACCATCTCGCTCGGTGTCTACATCGCGGCCGAGGCGACGCTGTCCTTCCTGGGCCTCGGCCTCAACGGCGTGTCGTGGGGCAACGACATCTCCGACGGCGGCAACCAGATCCGCGTCGCCCAGTGGATCATGCTCTATCCGTCGATCATGCTCAGCATCACGGTGCTGGCGTTCATCATGCTCGGTGAGGCCGTACGCAACGCCCTCGATCCGAAAATGCGCTGAGGGAGGCGTACGTGACCGTCATCGAAGAAGTAGCCGTGCCCTCGCCGCGCGAGGGCGACGACGAGCCGCTGCTCGAAGTGCGTGACCTGCACGTCGAGTTCCACACCCGCGAGGGTGTCGTCAAGGCCGTCAACGGCGTCAACTACAGCGTCAAGGCCGGCGAGACGCTCGCCGTGCTCGGCGAGTCCGGCTCCGGCAAGTCCGTCACCGCGCAGGCGATCATGGGCATCCTCGACATGCCGCCGGCGAAGATCCCCCAGGGAGAGATCCTCTTCCGCGGGCAGGACATGCTGACGATGTCCGGCGAGGACCGCCGCAAGATCCGCGGCCGTCGCATCGCGATGATCTTCCAGGACGCGCTCAGCTCGCTCAACCCGGTGCTCAGCGTCGGCTACCAGCTCGGCGAGATGTTCCGGGTCCACCAGGGCCTGTCCAAGAAGGACGCCAAGGCCAAGGCGATCGAGCTGATGGACCGGGTGAACATCCCGGCCGCCGCCGCCCGCGTGGGCGACTACCCGCACCAGTTCTCCGGCGGTATGCGCCAGCGCATCATGATCGCCATGGCGCTGGCCCTGGAGCCGGACCTGATCATCGCCGACGAGCCCACCACGGCCCTCGACGTGACGGTCCAGGCCCAGGTCATGGACCTGCTCGCGGAGTTGCAGCGCGAGTACAACATGGGTCTCATCCTGATCACCCACGACCTCGGCGTGGTCGCCGACGTCGCGGACAAGATCGCGGTGATGTACGCGGGCCGGATCGTGGAGCGCGCCCCGGTCCACGAGCTGTACAAGCGCCCGGCGCACCCGTACACGCGGGGTCTGCTGGACTCGATCCCGCGCCTGGACCAGAAGGGCCAGGAGCTCTACGCGATCAAGGGCCTGCCGCCCAACCTGCTGCACATCCCCACCGGTTGCGCCTTCAACCCGCGCTGCCCCAAGGCCCAGGACATCTGCCGTACGGACATCCCGGACCTCTTCCCGGTGACCGAGCAGGACGGCACCGAGCTGCCCGGCCGCGCCTCGGCGTGCCACTTCTGGAAGGAGACGATCCATGGCTGAGCTCAGCAAGAACAACGAGCCGCAGGACGCCACGCCGAACGTCTCCGACGTCGAGGTCGTGGACGCCCACTCCGAGACGGAGGCGGTCGCCGCGATCGAGGCGCCCGTCGACCGGGGGGAGCCGATCCTCCAGGTGCGCAACCTGGTCAAGCACTTCCCGCTCACCCAGGGCATCCTGTTCAAGCGGCAGATCGGCGCCGTCAAGGCCGTCGACGGCGTCTCCTTCGACCTGTACCAGGGCGAGACCCTGGGGATCGTGGGCGAGTCCGGCTGCGGCAAGTCCACCGTGGCCA carries:
- a CDS encoding ABC transporter ATP-binding protein, with protein sequence MTVIEEVAVPSPREGDDEPLLEVRDLHVEFHTREGVVKAVNGVNYSVKAGETLAVLGESGSGKSVTAQAIMGILDMPPAKIPQGEILFRGQDMLTMSGEDRRKIRGRRIAMIFQDALSSLNPVLSVGYQLGEMFRVHQGLSKKDAKAKAIELMDRVNIPAAAARVGDYPHQFSGGMRQRIMIAMALALEPDLIIADEPTTALDVTVQAQVMDLLAELQREYNMGLILITHDLGVVADVADKIAVMYAGRIVERAPVHELYKRPAHPYTRGLLDSIPRLDQKGQELYAIKGLPPNLLHIPTGCAFNPRCPKAQDICRTDIPDLFPVTEQDGTELPGRASACHFWKETIHG